A window of the Henckelia pumila isolate YLH828 chromosome 3, ASM3356847v2, whole genome shotgun sequence genome harbors these coding sequences:
- the LOC140891823 gene encoding heptahelical transmembrane protein 3-like — protein sequence MRRRGSKCASALPTPREAAANGEDFHEEKKPRRLEKFEALPEYLKDNEFIRDYYRCEWPLKDVLLSVFSLHNETLNIWTHLVGFLIFAWLTVVSLTEEMTMENFMGKLFWEGNDGWLKTTATANQSSSSDSLFPDSYARQFSKSPLLGAIKDSSSIPLWPWFVFLGGAMVCLIFSSTSHLFSCHSRRFYYFFWRLDYAGISLMIVGSFFAPLYYTFLDHPYWRLLYLSSIALVGILVVTTLLAPSLSSGEYRGFRAALFLCMGFSGVIPAAHGLVLYWDHPQIIASLGYEIAMGILYGLGAVFYVTRIPERWMPGAFDIVGHSHQIFHVFVVAAALVHCAATLIIMDWRQGLHV from the exons ATGAGGAGGAGAGGTTCGAAATGCGCCTCCGCGCTGCCGACGCCTCGTGAGGCGGCGGCGAACGGAGAGGATTTTCACGAGGAGAAGAAGCCGCGGAGGCTGGAGAAATTCGAGGCGTTGCCGGAGTATCTGAAGGACAATGAATTCATCAGAGATTATTACAGATGCGAATGGCCTCTGAAAGACGTCCTTCTCAGCGTTTTCTCGTTGCACAACGAAACTCTCAACATTTGGAC GCATTTGGTTGGATTTCTTATATTTGCTTGGTTAACGGTGGTGAGCTTGACGGAGGAGATGACCATGGAGAATTTCATGGGGAAATTATTTTG GGAGGGAAATGATGGATGGTTGAAGACGACGGCGACGGCGAACCAATCCAGCAGCTCCGATTCTTTGTTTCCG GATTCTTACgcaagacaattttcaaaatcacCACTCTTGGGAGCAATTAAAGATTCAAGCTCCATTCCCTTATGGCCGTGGTTTGTTTTCTTGGGTGGAGCAATGGTCTGTTTAATCTTTAGCAGCACTTCCCACCTCTTCTCCTGCCATTCCCGACGTTTCTACTACTTCTTCTGGCGCCTAGACTACGCCGGAATCTCCCTCATGATAGTGGGCTCATTCTTCGCCCCCTTATACTACACCTTCTTAGACCACCCCTACTGGCGCTTATTATACCTTTCCTCCATCGCATTGGTCGGTATTCTAGTAGTCACAACGCTTCTCGCCCCGTCTCTGTCAAGTGGTGAATATCGGGGTTTTCGGGCGGCTCTGTTCTTGTGCATGGGGTTCTCAGGGGTGATTCCAGCCGCACACGGACTGGTGCTGTACTGGGACCATCCGCAGATAATCGCGTCGCTTGGATATGAGATAGCTATGGGGATATTGTATGGTTTGGGGGCTGTATTTTATGTTACTAGGATACCAGAAAGATGGATGCCTGGTGCATTTGATATAGTAGGTCACAGCCATCAGATTTTCCATGTTTTCGTGGTCGCGGCGGCGCTTGTCCACTGTGCCGCCACACTCATTATCATGGATTGGAGACAGGGTTTACATGTCTAG